From Virgibacillus natechei, the proteins below share one genomic window:
- the prfA gene encoding peptide chain release factor 1 — protein sequence MLERLQTLEDRYNKLNEMLSDPEIINDTSKLREYSKEQSDLEDVVQAYAEYKDVTSQLKDAKAMQEENMDDEMEEMVKSEITDLTKSKEELEEKLRVLLLPKDPNDDKNVFMEIRGAAGGDEAALFAGDLYRMYSRFAEQYGWKTEVMEASSTGVGGYKEIVIMVSGTGAYSKLKYENGAHRVQRVPETESGGRIHTSTATVAVLPEAEDVEVDIHEKDIRVDTFASSGPGGQSVNTTMSAVRLTHDPTGVVVSIQDEKSQIKNKEKAMKILRARIYDMYQQEAQDEYDETRKSAVGTGDRSERIRTYNFPQNRVTDHRIGLTIQRLDQILQGKLNEFVDALLLEEQTKKMEQIGE from the coding sequence ATGTTAGAACGTTTACAAACGTTAGAAGATCGTTATAATAAATTAAATGAAATGCTTAGTGATCCGGAAATTATAAATGATACAAGTAAACTACGTGAATATTCGAAGGAACAATCAGACTTGGAAGATGTTGTGCAGGCTTATGCTGAATATAAGGATGTAACGTCGCAGTTAAAAGATGCGAAAGCGATGCAGGAAGAAAACATGGACGACGAGATGGAAGAAATGGTGAAGTCTGAAATCACTGATCTTACAAAATCCAAGGAAGAACTCGAAGAAAAATTGAGGGTATTGCTTCTTCCAAAAGATCCAAATGATGATAAAAACGTGTTTATGGAAATTCGTGGTGCAGCTGGAGGCGATGAGGCTGCATTATTTGCTGGAGACTTATATCGTATGTATTCCCGTTTTGCTGAGCAATATGGCTGGAAGACAGAAGTAATGGAAGCCAGCTCGACAGGTGTTGGCGGATACAAGGAAATCGTTATTATGGTCAGTGGAACGGGTGCCTATTCGAAATTAAAATATGAAAATGGTGCGCATCGTGTTCAACGTGTTCCCGAGACGGAATCTGGTGGTAGGATTCATACATCAACAGCGACAGTGGCTGTGCTGCCTGAGGCGGAGGATGTAGAAGTCGATATTCATGAGAAAGATATCCGTGTTGATACGTTCGCTTCAAGTGGACCTGGTGGGCAAAGCGTTAACACGACGATGTCTGCCGTGCGTTTGACTCATGATCCAACAGGTGTCGTTGTTTCCATTCAGGATGAAAAATCGCAAATCAAGAACAAAGAAAAGGCGATGAAGATCTTGCGAGCGCGCATTTATGATATGTACCAACAAGAAGCACAGGATGAATATGATGAAACGAGAAAATCAGCAGTGGGTACTGGGGACCGTTCGGAGCGGATTCGTACGTATAACTTCCCACAAAATCGTGTGACCGATCATCGAATCGGGTTAACGATTCAACGCCTTGATCAAATTTTGCAAGGTAAACTGAATGAATTTGTTGACGCCTTACTATTGGAAGAACAAACAAAGAAGATGGAACAAATAGGTGAATAA
- a CDS encoding Fe3+ hydroxamate ABC transporter substrate-binding protein: MLWEKPKCTICEKEIKGEDVVFVKMRYPKRKGFTEIKAYLRNEGKFICEECFSRKTE; this comes from the coding sequence ATGCTATGGGAAAAACCTAAATGCACGATTTGTGAAAAAGAAATTAAGGGTGAAGATGTTGTTTTTGTAAAAATGCGTTATCCCAAGAGGAAAGGATTTACTGAGATAAAAGCATATTTGAGAAATGAAGGCAAATTCATATGTGAAGAATGTTTTAGTCGTAAAACAGAATAA
- a CDS encoding thymidine kinase yields MNLMKQNGWLEVICGSMFSGKSEELIRRVRRATYGNLSVRVFKPVIDNRFEDESVVSHNGTSTVARPVNSSDKILENINERVDLVGIDEVQFFDENIIEVATELANQGIRVIAAGLDTDFRGEPFGAMPALMALSESVTKLNAICPSCGSPASRTQRLIDGKPASYDDPIILVGASESYEPRCRHHHEVPNKPSNKIILNSLAKLPK; encoded by the coding sequence ATGAATCTGATGAAACAAAATGGTTGGCTAGAAGTAATCTGCGGAAGCATGTTTTCAGGAAAATCGGAAGAATTAATCCGTCGTGTACGCAGAGCAACATACGGGAATTTGTCTGTAAGGGTATTTAAACCTGTGATTGATAACAGGTTTGAAGACGAATCCGTTGTGTCACATAATGGCACGTCCACAGTAGCCCGCCCTGTAAACAGTTCTGATAAAATTTTGGAGAATATTAACGAGCGCGTAGACCTCGTTGGAATAGATGAAGTTCAGTTTTTTGATGAAAATATTATAGAAGTCGCTACGGAGCTCGCAAATCAAGGCATACGTGTAATAGCTGCAGGGTTAGACACCGATTTTCGTGGGGAGCCATTTGGAGCAATGCCAGCTCTAATGGCACTAAGTGAATCCGTCACAAAACTTAATGCAATTTGCCCATCATGCGGATCTCCAGCTAGTAGAACACAACGCTTAATTGATGGTAAGCCAGCATCCTATGATGATCCAATCATACTAGTTGGCGCATCTGAATCTTACGAGCCGAGATGTCGGCACCACCATGAAGTCCCAAACAAACCAAGTAATAAAATCATACTAAATAGTTTAGCTAAATTACCGAAATAA